A window of the Streptomyces sp. NBC_01351 genome harbors these coding sequences:
- a CDS encoding precorrin-2 C(20)-methyltransferase gives MSEKGRLYGVGLGPGDPSLMTLRAVEVIGEADVVAYHSARHGRSIARSIAARHLRDTHIEEPLVYPVTTETTDHPGGYQGAMEEFYESAAARLAVHLDAGRTVAVLAEGDPLFYSSYMHMHKRLADRYETEVIPGVTSVSAAAARLGTPLVEGEEVLTILPGTLSEEELTARLAATDSAVVMKLGRTFPAVRAAMERSGRLAEARYVERATMEGERTGVLAETDAESVPYFAVAVVPSRIGNPGSVPSGPGEVVVVGTGPAGPLWLTPQTRRALADAEVLVGYTTYLDRVPVKPGQVRHGSDNKVESERAEFALDLARRGKRVAVVSGGDPGVFAMATAVLEVAGQDGYKDVPVRVLPGVTAANAAAAAAGAPLGHDYATVSLSDRLKPWEVIAERLRAAAAADLVLALYNPGSRSRTWQVAQARELLLELRAPETPVVVARDVGGPEQSVRIVTLAELEPSEVDMRTILLIGSSQTQVTERADGSRITWTPRRYA, from the coding sequence ATGAGCGAGAAGGGGCGGCTCTACGGGGTTGGGCTCGGGCCCGGCGATCCCAGTCTGATGACCTTGAGGGCTGTTGAGGTGATAGGCGAGGCGGACGTCGTCGCCTATCACAGTGCGCGGCACGGGCGGTCGATCGCCCGGTCGATCGCCGCCAGGCACTTGCGCGACACGCACATCGAGGAGCCGCTGGTCTATCCCGTCACCACCGAGACCACGGATCATCCCGGGGGCTACCAGGGTGCGATGGAGGAGTTCTACGAGTCCGCCGCGGCCCGGCTGGCCGTGCACCTGGACGCCGGGCGGACCGTCGCCGTGCTCGCGGAGGGCGACCCGCTCTTCTACAGCTCGTACATGCACATGCACAAGCGGCTCGCGGACCGGTACGAGACCGAAGTGATTCCCGGTGTCACCTCGGTGAGCGCCGCCGCCGCGCGGCTCGGCACCCCGCTCGTCGAGGGCGAGGAGGTACTGACGATCCTCCCCGGCACCCTGTCCGAGGAGGAGCTCACCGCGCGGCTGGCCGCCACCGATTCGGCGGTGGTGATGAAGCTCGGCCGGACCTTCCCCGCCGTGCGCGCTGCCATGGAGAGGAGCGGCCGGCTCGCGGAGGCCCGTTACGTCGAGCGGGCCACGATGGAGGGCGAGCGGACCGGGGTGCTGGCCGAGACGGATGCGGAGAGCGTGCCGTACTTCGCCGTCGCCGTCGTCCCGAGTCGGATCGGCAACCCGGGCAGTGTGCCGTCCGGGCCCGGGGAGGTCGTGGTCGTCGGTACCGGGCCGGCCGGGCCGCTGTGGCTGACCCCGCAGACGCGGCGGGCGCTCGCCGACGCCGAGGTACTGGTCGGCTACACGACGTACCTGGACCGGGTGCCCGTCAAGCCGGGGCAGGTCAGGCACGGTTCGGACAACAAGGTGGAGTCGGAGCGCGCCGAGTTCGCGCTCGATCTCGCCCGGCGCGGCAAGCGGGTGGCGGTGGTGTCCGGTGGTGACCCCGGGGTCTTCGCCATGGCCACGGCGGTGCTGGAGGTCGCCGGGCAGGACGGCTACAAGGACGTGCCGGTACGGGTGCTGCCGGGAGTGACGGCGGCCAACGCGGCGGCCGCCGCGGCCGGTGCGCCGCTCGGTCACGACTACGCGACCGTGTCGCTGTCGGACCGGCTCAAGCCGTGGGAGGTGATCGCCGAGCGGCTGCGCGCGGCGGCCGCCGCGGACTTGGTGCTCGCCCTGTACAACCCCGGTTCGCGGAGCCGGACTTGGCAGGTGGCGCAGGCGCGTGAGCTGCTGCTGGAGCTGCGTGCGCCCGAGACGCCGGTGGTCGTCGCGCGGGACGTGGGCGGGCCGGAGCAGTCGGTGCGGATCGTCACGCTCGCCGAACTGGAGCCGTCCGAGGTGGACATGAGGACGATCCTGCTGATCGGTTCCTCGCAGACCCAGGTCACCGAGCGGGCCGACGGCTCGCGGATCACCTGGACGCCGCGCCGCTACGCGTGA
- a CDS encoding precorrin-8X methylmutase: protein MSEYTVFEYEKDGAAIYRQSFATIRAEVDLSGLPASVAQVAVRMIHACGMTDLPKDLGYTPEVVLRARAALEAGAPILCDVQMVASGVTRKRLPADNDVICTLSDPAVPELAAKMGTTRSAAALEVWRDRGLLEGSVIAVGNAPTALFRLLEMIEEGAPRPAAVIGVPVGFIGAAESKDALAAHPSGLDHLIVRGRRGGSAIAAAAVNAIASVAE, encoded by the coding sequence ATGAGCGAGTACACCGTGTTTGAGTACGAGAAGGACGGCGCCGCGATCTACCGCCAGTCCTTTGCCACGATCCGCGCCGAGGTGGATCTCTCCGGGCTGCCCGCCTCGGTCGCCCAGGTCGCGGTGCGCATGATTCACGCCTGCGGGATGACGGACCTGCCGAAGGACCTGGGGTACACCCCCGAGGTGGTGCTGCGGGCCCGTGCCGCGCTCGAGGCGGGTGCGCCGATCCTGTGCGACGTGCAGATGGTCGCGAGTGGGGTGACCCGGAAGCGGCTGCCTGCCGACAACGACGTGATCTGCACGCTGTCCGACCCGGCGGTGCCGGAGCTCGCGGCGAAGATGGGTACGACGCGCAGTGCCGCCGCGCTCGAAGTCTGGCGTGACCGGGGGCTGTTGGAGGGATCCGTGATCGCCGTGGGGAACGCGCCCACCGCGCTCTTCCGGCTGCTGGAGATGATCGAGGAGGGCGCTCCACGCCCCGCCGCCGTCATCGGGGTGCCCGTCGGGTTCATCGGCGCCGCCGAGTCCAAGGACGCGCTCGCCGCGCATCCCTCGGGGCTCGATCACCTGATCGTGCGCGGTCGGCGGGGTGGCAGTGCCATCGCCGCGGCCGCCGTCAACGCCATTGCGAGCGTGGCCGAATGA
- a CDS encoding cobalamin biosynthesis protein CobG, with translation MLAAMPQPPSAASRDEPVIRDRGDACPGALRLHAADDGFLARVRIPGGLLSAPQAAALALAADRFGDRQLELTSRGNVQLRGLAEGCGGGLAELLDGAGLLPAPAHERVRNIVATPLADPRLARALDALLCADARVTALSGRFLFAVDDGRGDVAALDPDVTLLGPDAGGRTLLRLGAARDAVEVRVEDAPRAALMAAHRFLDAVADAGTRAWRVAELPAAERALEAEEFGRWLAAAGIAARYVADAPRPYAPPPAPGVHGDSLCVLVPLGRLTTAQWRTLPGELRVTPWRSIVVTGAPVVDPGLVTDPDSAWRSVTACTGKPGCVKSLADVRADARAVVEEARGPLPVHWSGCERRCGHPRGTEWVDALAVGDGYRLSVHGREVPHEPSDLAAGLAAVRNAYPSESEAAVKK, from the coding sequence ATGCTCGCCGCCATGCCCCAGCCCCCTTCCGCCGCATCGCGGGACGAACCCGTCATACGGGATCGCGGTGATGCCTGCCCCGGTGCGCTGCGGCTGCATGCCGCGGACGACGGGTTCCTCGCTAGGGTGCGGATACCCGGCGGGCTGCTCTCCGCGCCGCAGGCCGCCGCGCTGGCGCTGGCCGCCGACCGGTTCGGGGACCGGCAGCTCGAGCTCACCTCGCGGGGGAACGTGCAGCTGCGCGGCCTCGCCGAGGGGTGCGGGGGAGGGCTCGCCGAGCTGCTCGACGGGGCCGGGCTGCTGCCGGCCCCGGCTCATGAGCGGGTGCGCAATATCGTCGCCACGCCGCTTGCCGATCCCCGCCTTGCCCGCGCGCTGGATGCGTTGCTGTGCGCCGACGCCCGAGTCACCGCCCTGTCCGGACGGTTCCTGTTCGCCGTCGACGACGGGCGCGGGGACGTGGCCGCGCTCGATCCCGACGTCACCCTGCTCGGCCCGGACGCGGGCGGCCGTACGCTGCTGCGCCTCGGCGCGGCCCGTGACGCCGTCGAGGTCCGGGTAGAGGATGCACCGAGGGCCGCCCTGATGGCCGCCCACCGCTTCCTCGACGCCGTTGCGGATGCCGGAACCCGGGCCTGGCGCGTGGCCGAGCTCCCCGCCGCCGAACGGGCTCTGGAGGCCGAGGAGTTCGGCCGGTGGCTCGCTGCCGCCGGCATTGCCGCCCGGTACGTGGCCGACGCGCCCCGGCCGTACGCGCCGCCGCCCGCGCCCGGGGTGCATGGGGACTCGCTGTGCGTACTGGTCCCGCTCGGCCGGCTCACCACCGCGCAGTGGCGGACGCTGCCCGGCGAGTTGCGCGTCACCCCCTGGCGCAGCATCGTCGTCACCGGAGCTCCGGTCGTCGACCCCGGGCTCGTGACCGACCCCGACAGTGCCTGGCGGTCCGTCACTGCCTGTACGGGTAAGCCCGGTTGCGTGAAGTCCCTGGCCGATGTACGTGCCGACGCGCGTGCCGTCGTAGAAGAGGCGCGCGGGCCGCTGCCCGTGCACTGGTCCGGCTGCGAGCGCAGGTGCGGGCATCCGCGGGGGACGGAGTGGGTGGATGCCCTTGCCGTGGGGGATGGGTATCGACTGTCCGTGCACGGACGGGAAGTGCCCCACGAACCATCAGACTTGGCGGCCGGGCTTGCGGCCGTGCGCAACGCATACCCCTCAGAGTCCGAAGCCGCAGTGAAGAAGTGA
- the cobN gene encoding cobaltochelatase subunit CobN, producing the protein MILLLSTSDTDLLSARAANTATTATTPDGPATYRFANPSRLPLDDLPALLDGVDLVVVRLLGGLRAWQDGLDVLLAPGQTRPVVVLTGEQAPDAQLMEASTVPIGIAAEAHAYLAHGGPANLGQLARFLSDTVLLTGHGFEPPAPAPTWGHLDRTAETTTSAPTTDGPTTGAPSEAGRPTIAVLYYRAHQMSGNTAFVHALCEAIEARNATPLPLYVSSLRTPEPELLEALASADAIVTTVLAAGGTRPATASAGGDDESWDAGALAALGVPILQALCLTGSRSAWEENDEGLSPLDAATQVAVPEFDGRLITVPFSFKELDEDGLPAYVADPERAARVAGIAVRHARLRYIDRRDKRVALVLSAYPTKHSRIGNAVGLDTPASAVELLRTLIAEGYDFGPVPEIPGLVSGDGDELIRALIEAGGHDQDWLTEEQLARNPVRIPAADYKRWFAELPADLRSNVEEHWGEAPGNMFVDRSSNPEGDIVLAALRRGNLLILIQPPRGFGENPIAIYHDPDLPPSHHYLAAYRWIQANASDGGFGADAMIHLGKHGNLEWLPGKNAGLSASCAPDAALGDLPLIYPFLVNDPGEGTQAKRRVHATLIDHLVPPMARAESYGDIARLEQHLDEYAQISAMDPAKLPAIRAQIWTLIQAAKLDHDLGLAERPDDDGFDDFLLHVDGWLCEVKDAQIRDGLHVLGGAPTGEARVNLVLAILRARQIWGGTTALPGLREALGLDESAATRTSADAVEEQARALVQAMEDANWDPSAVASVASAHSADVTAVLDFAAREVVPRLAGTTDEIAHVVRALDGGFIPAGPSGSPLRGLVNVLPTGRNFYSVDPKAVPSRLAWETGQALAESLLTRYRTDNGEWPASVGLSLWGTSAMRTSGDDVAEALSLLGIRPVWDEASRRVTGLEPIPLAELGRPRIDVTLRISGFFRDAFPHVIALLDDAVRLAASLEEPASENFIRAHAQADLALHGDERRATTRIFGSRPGTYGAGILQLIDSRDWRTDADLAEVYTVWGGYAYGRGLEGRPARDEMETAYKRITIAAKNTDTREHDIADSDDYFQYHGGMVATVRALRGTAPEAYIGDSTRPETVKTRTLVEETSRVFRARVVNPKWIEAMRRHGYKGAFELAATVDYLFGYDATTGVVADWMYDKLTETYVLDPTNRAFLEEANPWALHGIAERLLEAESRGMWEKPDPQILESLRQVYLDTEGNLEAESDQDTV; encoded by the coding sequence ATGATCCTGCTGCTGTCGACGTCCGACACCGATCTGCTCAGCGCCCGCGCCGCGAACACGGCAACCACGGCGACCACGCCCGACGGCCCCGCCACGTACCGCTTCGCGAACCCCTCCCGCCTTCCCCTCGACGACCTCCCCGCGCTCCTCGACGGAGTCGACCTGGTCGTCGTACGCCTCCTCGGCGGCCTCCGCGCCTGGCAGGACGGCCTCGACGTCCTCCTGGCCCCCGGCCAGACCCGCCCGGTCGTCGTCCTGACGGGCGAACAGGCCCCCGACGCCCAGCTCATGGAGGCCTCCACGGTCCCCATCGGCATCGCGGCCGAGGCGCACGCCTACCTCGCGCACGGCGGCCCCGCCAACCTCGGCCAGCTGGCCCGCTTCCTCTCGGACACGGTCCTCCTCACCGGCCACGGCTTCGAGCCCCCGGCTCCCGCCCCCACCTGGGGCCACCTGGACCGCACCGCGGAAACCACCACGAGCGCCCCCACCACGGACGGCCCCACCACGGGCGCCCCCAGCGAGGCCGGCCGCCCCACCATCGCGGTGCTCTACTACCGCGCCCACCAGATGTCCGGCAACACCGCCTTCGTGCACGCCCTCTGCGAGGCCATCGAGGCCCGGAACGCCACGCCGCTCCCCCTCTACGTCTCCTCCCTCCGCACCCCGGAGCCGGAGCTCCTCGAAGCCCTGGCCTCCGCGGACGCGATCGTCACCACCGTCCTCGCCGCCGGCGGCACCCGCCCCGCCACCGCGTCCGCGGGCGGTGACGACGAGTCCTGGGACGCCGGCGCCCTGGCCGCCCTCGGCGTGCCGATCCTCCAGGCCCTCTGCCTGACCGGCTCCCGCTCCGCCTGGGAGGAGAACGACGAGGGCCTGTCCCCCCTCGACGCCGCCACCCAGGTCGCCGTGCCCGAGTTCGACGGCCGCCTGATCACGGTCCCGTTCTCCTTCAAGGAGCTGGACGAGGACGGCCTGCCCGCCTACGTCGCCGACCCCGAGCGCGCGGCCCGCGTAGCCGGCATCGCCGTACGCCACGCCCGCCTCCGCTACATCGACCGCCGCGACAAGCGCGTCGCCCTGGTCCTCTCCGCGTACCCCACGAAGCACTCGCGCATCGGCAACGCCGTGGGTCTGGACACCCCGGCCAGCGCCGTGGAACTGCTCCGCACCCTCATCGCCGAGGGCTACGACTTCGGCCCCGTCCCCGAGATCCCCGGTCTGGTCTCCGGCGACGGCGACGAGCTGATCCGCGCGCTCATCGAGGCCGGCGGCCACGACCAGGACTGGCTGACGGAGGAGCAGCTGGCCCGCAACCCGGTCCGCATCCCCGCCGCCGACTACAAGCGCTGGTTCGCCGAGCTCCCCGCCGACCTCCGCTCGAACGTCGAGGAACACTGGGGCGAGGCCCCCGGCAACATGTTCGTCGACCGCTCCTCCAACCCCGAGGGCGACATCGTCCTGGCCGCCCTGCGCCGCGGCAACCTCCTGATCCTCATCCAGCCGCCGCGCGGCTTCGGCGAGAACCCGATCGCGATCTACCACGACCCGGACCTCCCGCCGTCCCACCACTACCTGGCCGCCTACCGCTGGATCCAGGCGAACGCCTCCGACGGCGGCTTCGGCGCCGACGCCATGATCCACCTGGGCAAGCACGGCAACCTGGAATGGCTCCCGGGCAAGAACGCCGGCCTCTCCGCCTCCTGCGCCCCCGACGCGGCCCTCGGCGACCTGCCCCTCATCTACCCCTTCCTGGTCAACGACCCGGGCGAGGGCACCCAGGCCAAGCGTCGCGTCCACGCCACCCTCATCGACCATCTCGTCCCGCCCATGGCCCGCGCCGAGTCGTACGGCGACATCGCGCGCCTGGAGCAGCACCTGGACGAGTACGCCCAGATCTCCGCGATGGACCCGGCCAAACTCCCGGCCATCCGCGCCCAGATCTGGACCCTGATCCAGGCCGCGAAGCTCGACCACGACCTGGGCCTGGCCGAACGCCCCGACGACGACGGCTTCGACGACTTCCTGCTCCACGTCGACGGCTGGCTGTGCGAGGTCAAGGACGCCCAGATCCGCGACGGCCTGCACGTCCTCGGCGGCGCCCCGACGGGCGAGGCCCGCGTCAATCTGGTCCTCGCCATCCTCCGCGCCCGCCAGATCTGGGGCGGCACGACGGCCCTCCCGGGCCTCCGCGAGGCCCTCGGCCTCGACGAATCGGCGGCCACCCGCACCTCCGCCGACGCCGTCGAGGAGCAGGCCCGCGCCCTGGTCCAGGCGATGGAGGACGCGAACTGGGACCCGTCGGCGGTGGCTTCGGTCGCCTCGGCACACTCGGCGGACGTCACCGCGGTGCTCGACTTCGCGGCCCGCGAGGTGGTCCCCCGCCTGGCCGGCACCACGGACGAGATCGCGCACGTCGTCCGCGCCCTGGACGGTGGCTTCATCCCGGCCGGCCCCTCCGGCTCCCCCCTCCGCGGCCTGGTCAACGTCCTCCCGACGGGCCGCAACTTCTACTCGGTGGACCCCAAGGCGGTCCCCTCCCGCCTCGCCTGGGAAACCGGCCAGGCCCTGGCCGAGTCCCTCCTCACCCGCTACCGCACCGACAACGGTGAATGGCCGGCCTCCGTCGGCCTGTCCCTCTGGGGCACGAGCGCGATGCGCACCTCGGGCGACGACGTGGCCGAAGCCCTCTCCCTCCTGGGCATCCGCCCGGTCTGGGACGAGGCCTCGCGCCGCGTGACGGGCCTGGAGCCCATCCCCCTCGCCGAACTGGGCCGCCCCCGCATCGACGTGACCCTGCGCATCTCGGGCTTCTTCCGCGACGCGTTCCCGCACGTCATCGCCCTCCTGGACGACGCGGTCCGGCTGGCCGCCTCCCTCGAGGAGCCGGCATCGGAGAACTTCATCCGAGCCCACGCCCAGGCGGACCTCGCCCTCCACGGCGACGAACGCCGCGCGACCACCCGTATCTTCGGCTCCCGGCCCGGCACCTACGGCGCGGGCATCCTCCAGCTGATCGACTCCCGCGACTGGCGCACGGACGCCGACCTGGCGGAGGTCTACACGGTCTGGGGCGGCTACGCCTACGGCCGCGGCCTCGAAGGCCGCCCGGCCCGCGACGAAATGGAAACCGCCTACAAGCGCATCACCATCGCGGCGAAGAACACCGACACCCGCGAACACGACATCGCCGACTCGGACGACTACTTCCAGTACCACGGCGGCATGGTCGCCACGGTCCGCGCCCTGCGCGGCACGGCCCCCGAGGCCTACATCGGCGACTCGACCCGCCCGGAAACGGTCAAGACCCGCACCCTGGTGGAGGAGACCAGCCGCGTCTTCCGCGCCCGCGTGGTCAACCCGAAGTGGATCGAGGCGATGCGCCGCCACGGGTACAAGGGCGCCTTCGAACTCGCCGCGACGGTCGACTACCTCTTCGGCTACGACGCCACGACGGGCGTGGTGGCGGACTGGATGTACGACAAGCTCACGGAAACGTACGTCCTGGACCCGACGAACCGCGCCTTCCTGGAGGAAGCCAACCCCTGGGCTCTCCACGGCATCGCGGAACGCCTCCTGGAGGCCGAATCCCGCGGCATGTGGGAAAAGCCGGACCCGCAGATCCTCGAATCCCTCCGCCAGGTCTACCTGGACACGGAAGGCAACCTCGAAGCCGAGTCCGACCAAGACACCGTCTGA
- a CDS encoding vWA domain-containing protein: protein MSANKIQHKVNHVALVVDASGSMRQHQGQLVRVVDEFVAGLKAESDSLGHETRISLYSFDHRVENLVWDMDVKHLPSMRGLYKVNNGATALIEASLKSLDDLGHIWEEYGEHSFLQIVVTDGEENASGGDRRHDGDMAILGPWLDRIAAKMGGLPGHWTSAILVPNSLAKRTAQNYGFPAGNIAIWDADSQEGVEEAIGTVRAAATSFLRGREQGVRGTKNLFAVGQDISVDDVRANLEPVPVDKYRLLKVDAEVEIRSFVDSHPGVTYERGSCFYQLGARVQVQPDKEVIVVEKDTDRAYTGDAARSLLFGTGVKGTVSVKAGCNPKLEVYVQSRSVNRKLKANTRLLILL, encoded by the coding sequence ATGTCAGCCAACAAGATCCAGCACAAGGTGAATCACGTCGCGCTGGTCGTGGACGCTTCGGGTTCCATGCGTCAGCACCAGGGGCAACTCGTGCGGGTGGTGGACGAGTTCGTGGCGGGGTTGAAGGCCGAGTCGGACAGCCTCGGTCACGAGACGCGGATCAGCCTCTACTCCTTCGACCACAGGGTGGAGAACCTGGTCTGGGACATGGATGTGAAGCACCTGCCGTCCATGCGGGGGTTGTACAAGGTCAACAACGGCGCCACAGCCCTGATCGAAGCCTCGCTGAAGTCCCTGGACGACCTGGGTCACATCTGGGAGGAGTACGGCGAGCACAGCTTCCTCCAGATCGTGGTGACGGACGGCGAGGAGAACGCCTCCGGCGGCGACAGGCGGCACGATGGCGACATGGCCATACTCGGTCCCTGGCTCGACAGGATCGCGGCGAAGATGGGCGGACTTCCGGGTCACTGGACTTCCGCGATCCTCGTTCCGAATTCCCTGGCGAAGCGAACCGCTCAGAACTACGGCTTCCCGGCCGGAAACATCGCCATCTGGGATGCGGATTCCCAGGAGGGTGTCGAGGAGGCGATCGGTACCGTGCGGGCTGCCGCCACCAGCTTCCTTCGTGGCCGTGAGCAGGGTGTGCGCGGAACCAAGAATCTGTTCGCGGTCGGTCAGGACATCTCGGTCGACGACGTGCGGGCGAATCTCGAACCGGTCCCGGTGGACAAGTACCGGCTCCTGAAGGTCGACGCGGAGGTCGAGATCCGATCCTTCGTCGATTCGCATCCGGGCGTGACGTACGAGCGCGGGTCCTGTTTCTATCAGCTGGGCGCCCGGGTTCAGGTTCAGCCCGACAAGGAAGTCATCGTGGTCGAGAAGGACACCGACCGCGCGTACACGGGTGATGCGGCGCGCAGTCTTCTGTTCGGCACGGGTGTCAAGGGGACCGTGTCGGTGAAGGCGGGGTGCAATCCCAAGCTGGAGGTGTACGTGCAGAGCCGTTCGGTGAACAGGAAGCTCAAGGCGAATACGAGGCTGCTCATCCTGCTCTGA
- a CDS encoding ABC transporter ATP-binding protein — protein sequence MRLLKRPEVAAPAVSESERRLFGGPLRYDAGWSNHDYARLEGRLVSTLRSMPRMVRGTLRLAWETDRRALVTVAVSEAGQGVTSAVGLLVLSEVLRTLLGTGSSGDRLYAALPALGVGALVAVLGAVLASRSTAAAGRLEPKIERAAHEQYLKAAVEVELEAIEDGEFRRLLDSAQWGPPSARRTVGACVAALGGIISLIATAGVLAVLHPLLLPMLLLIAAPRGWGAMRVAQRRYLSVITWVEHVRAARLIGQLLISRTSAPEVRVHGVGRYLLGHYRTMGEHAEGEATRLAKDKAATELLAAALSGTAALVTYGAMGALIVTGRMDLAIAGTAVIAVRTGSASLGALVATTNTLHEESLYVRDLERFVEEARRRAIPVGGLALPERMGVVRLDDVSFSYPDRDVPAPSGVSLTVEAGRVVALVGENGSGKSTLVKLLAGLHLPDSGSLTWDGVEVRDADREQVFDRVALLTQDFERWPVTARTNIAIGRPATGTTTTATAGEDDLAQAAEVVAAARYSGADRIVEKLPHGYETLLARVFRGASELSGGQWQKFGLARTRFRDARVIVVDEPTSALDPEAEIAAFESIRGLAGPQRAVVLVTHRMSGVRFADVIYVLHEGRLVEQGGHEELLALGGRYASMFRMQADQFGQDQSDQSDRSPAPIPRQGLAPRKDDSVT from the coding sequence ATGAGGCTGCTCAAGCGGCCCGAGGTCGCTGCCCCCGCCGTCTCCGAGAGCGAGCGGCGGCTGTTCGGAGGGCCCCTGCGGTACGACGCCGGGTGGTCGAACCACGACTACGCCCGGCTCGAGGGGCGGCTCGTCAGCACCCTGCGCTCCATGCCCCGCATGGTCCGCGGGACCCTGCGGCTCGCCTGGGAGACCGACCGGCGGGCGCTCGTCACCGTCGCCGTGTCCGAGGCCGGGCAGGGCGTGACCTCCGCCGTCGGACTGCTCGTGCTGAGCGAGGTACTGCGGACGCTGCTCGGCACGGGGAGTTCCGGGGACCGGCTGTACGCCGCCCTGCCCGCGCTGGGAGTGGGCGCGCTGGTCGCCGTACTGGGTGCCGTGCTGGCCTCGCGGTCCACCGCGGCCGCCGGGCGGCTGGAGCCGAAGATCGAGCGGGCCGCGCACGAGCAGTACCTGAAGGCCGCCGTCGAAGTGGAACTGGAGGCCATCGAGGACGGGGAGTTCCGGCGGCTGCTCGACAGTGCGCAGTGGGGGCCGCCGTCGGCTCGCCGGACCGTGGGGGCCTGTGTGGCCGCGCTGGGCGGAATCATCTCGCTCATCGCGACCGCCGGGGTGCTGGCCGTACTGCACCCGCTGCTCCTGCCCATGCTGCTGCTGATCGCGGCGCCGCGCGGCTGGGGTGCCATGCGGGTCGCGCAGCGCCGCTACCTGTCCGTCATCACCTGGGTCGAGCACGTACGGGCCGCACGGCTCATCGGTCAGCTGCTGATCTCGCGCACCTCGGCCCCCGAGGTACGGGTGCACGGCGTCGGCCGCTACCTGCTCGGCCACTACCGCACCATGGGCGAGCACGCCGAGGGCGAGGCCACCCGCCTCGCGAAGGACAAGGCCGCCACCGAACTGCTCGCCGCCGCACTGTCCGGGACCGCCGCGCTGGTCACGTACGGGGCGATGGGCGCGCTGATCGTGACCGGGAGGATGGACCTCGCCATCGCCGGCACCGCCGTGATCGCGGTGCGCACCGGATCGGCGAGCCTGGGCGCGCTCGTCGCCACCACCAACACCCTGCACGAAGAGTCCTTGTACGTACGGGACTTGGAGCGGTTCGTGGAGGAGGCGCGGCGGCGTGCCATCCCGGTCGGCGGGCTGGCGCTGCCCGAACGGATGGGAGTGGTGCGGCTCGACGACGTCAGCTTCAGTTATCCGGATCGGGACGTGCCCGCGCCGAGCGGCGTCTCGCTCACCGTGGAGGCCGGCCGTGTCGTCGCGCTCGTCGGGGAGAACGGCTCGGGCAAGAGCACCCTCGTCAAGCTGCTCGCCGGACTGCACCTGCCCGACTCCGGGTCGCTGACCTGGGACGGGGTGGAGGTACGGGACGCCGACCGGGAGCAGGTCTTCGATCGGGTCGCCCTCCTCACCCAGGACTTCGAGCGCTGGCCGGTGACCGCCCGGACGAACATCGCCATCGGCCGGCCCGCCACCGGCACCACCACCACCGCCACCGCCGGGGAGGACGACCTCGCGCAGGCCGCGGAGGTGGTCGCCGCGGCGCGCTACTCCGGAGCCGACCGGATCGTCGAGAAGTTGCCGCACGGCTACGAGACCCTGCTCGCAAGGGTGTTCAGGGGCGCCTCGGAGTTGTCCGGCGGGCAGTGGCAGAAGTTCGGGCTGGCCCGTACCCGCTTCCGCGACGCCCGCGTGATCGTCGTGGACGAGCCCACCTCGGCCCTGGACCCGGAGGCGGAGATCGCCGCGTTCGAGAGCATTCGCGGCCTGGCGGGACCGCAGCGGGCCGTGGTGCTCGTGACGCACCGGATGTCCGGGGTGCGCTTCGCCGACGTCATCTACGTGCTGCACGAGGGGCGCCTCGTCGAACAGGGCGGACACGAAGAGCTGTTGGCGCTCGGCGGCCGGTACGCGTCCATGTTCCGAATGCAGGCCGATCAGTTCGGCCAGGACCAGTCGGACCAGTCGGACCGCTCCCCCGCACCTATCCCCCGCCAGGGCCTCGCGCCCCGGAAAGACGACTCCGTCACCTGA